In Porites lutea chromosome 7, jaPorLute2.1, whole genome shotgun sequence, a single window of DNA contains:
- the LOC140944887 gene encoding spastin-like, whose amino-acid sequence MKSTLTNTRERLDELVALLLSASSINQEEADRLVEEVTAEVKSEESTKSSNKTSTTKSTTTTKKTSNAKDSTSKPISNAKFNGRTVTVTKKTTASSRPTVPGRSPVTGRKNPSVVRRPGASADPENAKNKQASEHRKKISHLKNVDSKLANHILDEIIESGVPVHFDDIAGADGAKKLLREIVILPYLRPELFTGLRAPARGLLMFGPPGNGKTMLAKAVASESKATFFNISASSLTSKWVGEGEKLVRALFAVARELQPSIIFIDEVDSLLCERKEGEQEHSRRMKTEFLVSFDGVIADPNERILVMGATNRPQELDDAALRRFVKRVYVPLPDKETRKVLLSKLLVKHHNPLSSAEMETLSRQTEGYSGSDLTALARDAALGPIRDLRPDQIQSVDASKVRNIQYNDFRNSLKVVRPSLSPHSLKFFEEWNSLYGSSA is encoded by the exons ATGAAATCAACCTTGACTAACACCCGAGAAAGATTAGATGAATTGG TAGCGCTTTTGCTATCAGCCTCAAGCATTAATCAAGAAGAAGCTGACAGACTGGTGGAGGAGGTCACTGCTGAAGTTAAATCTGAAGAATCTACCAAGAGTAGTAATAAAACCTCCAccacaaaaagcacaacaacaACTAAAAAGACGTCAAATGCTAAAGATAGCACATCTAAACCTATTTCAAATGCTAAATTTAATGGAAGAACAGTTACTGTAACAAAGAAGACAACTGCGTCATCAAGGCCTACAGTTCCTGGGCGGAGTCCAGTAACAGGCAGAAAAAACCCTTCAGTGGTGA GAAGGCCTGGTGCCTCAGCTGATCCCGAGAacgcaaaaaacaaacaagctagTGAGCACAGGAAGAAAATTTCACACCTCAAAAATGTTGACTCGAAATTAGCAAATCACATCTTGGACGAGATTATTGAGAG tGGGGTACCAGTTCACTTTGATGACATAG CTGGGGCAGATGGGGCGAAGAAACTTCTACGAGAAATTGTGATCCTGCCATATTTGAGGCCTGAG CTTTTCACTGGTCTTAGAGCTCCTGCACGTGGGCTACTAATGTTTGGTCCTCCAGGAAATGGCAAAACTATGCTG GCAAAAGCTGTTGCAAGTGAATCGAAAGCAACATTCTTCAATATAAGTGCATCCTCGTTGACCTCAAAATGG GTTGGTGAAGGTGAAAAGCTTGTCCGAGCTCTGTTTGCTGTCGCGAGAGAGCTTCAACCAAGTATTATATTTATTG ATGAAGTGGATTCGTTACTCTGTGAAAGAAAAGAAGGCGAACAGGAACATAGTAGAAGGATGAAAACAGAATTTCTAGTTTCCTTTGACGGG gtAATTGCTGATCCTAATGAGAGGATATTAGTGATGGGAGCTACTAACAGACCACAAGAATTAGACGATGCAGCTCTTAG GCGGTTTGTAAAAAGAGTATATGTACCCCTTCCGGACAAAGAG ACAAGAAAAGTTCTTCTGTCCAAGCTTCTGGTAAAGCATCACAACCCTCTAAGCTCCGCAGAAATGGAGACGTTATCCAG ACAAACCGAAGGTTATTCTGGAAGTGACCTTACTGCGCTTGCTCGCGATGCAGCACTGGGACCTATCCGGG acctTCGTCCTGATCAAATACAGTCTGTCGATGCATCTAAG
- the LOC140944876 gene encoding uncharacterized protein, with the protein MISKKTVQSNMEWTEEHDNCLCQEILVLEPFKYKKGSISSGQIWEKIAKNLNGLELPRFKVSKRAVRERYTLLSEKFKAKMKDEEKASGIECDLSDVEKALEEIAEKEVAAEDTVENDKKKLDNAKAVERRNRALESLGKTQKRQRSEDEENAKPKQKSRRSGGDTIAYLREKNVLVQKWKEEELQLQKQRVEVEGKREDQSRKQHQDMMKILLEQTKQQQEQMQSFQQMFTSMQQQQSQIIMKLLERKNNLA; encoded by the exons ATGATCTCAAAGAAAACAGTGCA ATCAAACATGGAGTGGACGGAGGAACATGACAACTGCTTGTGCCAAGAAATTTTAGTACTTGAACCCTTTAAGTACAAGAAAGGAAGCATTTCTAGTGGTCAGATCTgggaaaaaattgcaaagaatCTGAACGGCCTTGAGCTCCCCCGATTCAAAGTCAGTAAGCGTGCTGTTAGAGAGAGATACACGCTGCTGAGCGAGAAATTTAAAGCAAAGATGAAAGACGAAGAGAAGGCCAGCGGAATCGAATGTGATTTGAGTGATGTGGAAAAGGCTCTGGAAGAAATAGCCGAAAAAGAAGTTGCAGCTGAAGACACCGTGGAAAACGACAAGAAGAAACTTGACAACGCAAAAGCAGTGGAAAGGAGAAACAGAGCTCTAGAGAGCTTGGGCAAAACACAGAAGAGGCAGCGGAGTGAGGATGAGGAGAATGCGAAACCAAAGCAAAAAAGTCGTAGAAGTGGAGGTGACACAATTGCATATTTGCGCGAAAAAAATGTGCTTGTTCAAAAGTGGAAAGAGGAAGAATTGCAGCTGCAAAAGCAGAGAGTTGAAGTTGAGGGTAAACGGGAAGATCAgtcaagaaaacaacatcagGATATGATGAAAATCTTGCTAGAACAAACTAAGCAGCAACAAGAGCAGATGCAAAGCTTTCAGCAGATGTTTACCTCAATGCAACAGCAGCAGTCTCAGATAATTATGAAgcttctagaaagaaaaaataacttggcTTGA
- the LOC140944874 gene encoding uncharacterized protein, translating into MASFRDIRNLLVESFDDGDISEDEFLLLYDANTSKNPDFPYDCYGSFDLNEMDDSECLAEFRFHKNDVPVLLEALQLPQSFTCHQGTICDGIEALCITLRRFAYPCRYSDLIPRFGRPVPELSMISNLVMDTIYQEHNHRVTQWNNTLLSPPLLESYARAIASKGSPLPNCVGFIDGTVRPICRPEQNQRIVYNGHKRVHGIKYQSVVLPNGMIANMYGPVEGRRHDSGMLADSGLLRDLEQHAFSTTREPMALYGDPAYPLHVHLQVPYRGAGITPQMEVYNKAMSAIRMSVEWIFGDIVNYFKFLDFKKNLKISLSAVGKMYVVCAILRNALTCMYTNSTSEYFALDPPTIEDYFS; encoded by the exons ATGGCATCCTTTAGAGATATACGTAACCTTCTTGTCGAAAGTTTTGATGACGGTGATATTTCCGAGGACGAATTTCTCCTCCTTTACGATGCAAACACCTCGAAAAACCCAGATTTCCCTTATGACTGCTATGGATCGTTCGACTTAAATGAGATGGACGACAGCGAGTGTTTGGCTGAGTTTCGTTTTCATAAGAATGATGTTCCCGTCCTTTTAGAAGCCTTGCAGCTCCCTCAGTCTTTCACGTGCCACCAAGGAACCATTTGTGACGGAATAGAAGCGCTTTGCATAACACTGAGACGATTTGCTTACCCATGCAGATACAGCGATTTAATTCCACGATTTGGTCGCCCAGTTCCAGAGCTGAGTATGATATCCAACCTCGTGATGGATACAATTTATCAAGAGCACAATCACAGAGTAACTCAGTGGAATAATACGCTTCTAAGCCCTCCACTTCTTGAAAGCTACGCCCGTGCGATTGCCTCAAAGGGAAGTCCATTACCTAATTGCGTTGGTTTTATAGACGGAACAGTAAGGCCAATTTGTCGACCCGAACAAAACCAGAGGATCGTTTATAATGGACATAAGCGAGTACATGGTATCAAGTACCAGTCTGTTGTCTTACCTAATGGTATGATAGCCAACATGTACGGCCCAGTAG AGGGTAGACGGCACGATTCAGGTATGTTGGCTGATTCTGGTCTACTTCGCGATCTGGAGCAGCATGCCTTCTCCACAACAAGAGAACCAATGGCCCTATATGGTGACCCCGCCTATCCCCTACATGTCCACCTCCAAGTCCCATACAGAGGTGCCGGAATAACACCACAAATGGAGGTGTACAACAAAGCCATGAGCGCCATTCGTATGTCTGTAGAGTGGATTTTCGGGGATatcgttaattattttaaatttctcgattttaagaaaaatttaaaaatctccCTTAGTGCAGTCGGAAAAATGTACGTTGTGTGTGCCATTCTACGTAATGCCTTAACCTGTATGTACACCAACTCTACATCAGAGTACTTTGCCCTGGACCCTCCAACCATTGaagattatttttcttga
- the LOC140944880 gene encoding uncharacterized protein: METSKTRSVSNTLAFSSIVLSIVCFVALVQVEVELHAHRKMLQVLTHHKEGNVAPSQTGNNELIAFPPHGYSSKETHSRHKRSSKNKNKKSNTSLIVSRDDVKREVQLALSSLACKVNCQRGIRGRRGRPGAPGKHGARGPRGPQGPKGNKGTQGDQGPPGPKGDQGPQGPKGDPGESISAPSIVSPPVSMVINETGIASLQCKVKGNPTPQVTWMKQNSSLPLDKRIIQSRGGLMIRDVTSQDGGVYTCRARNILGVMTSSATLAVQVAALITQKPSSVIVEEGENVTLVCKATGVPMPTVTWRKALGTVPKEKTAVIDGNINIVSVTKADGGTYACSAKNPLGEDSAVALVAVIDRLAFTLTPPIKFVVPQLGNLMLNCQAQGSIEISWKRKNKNLPQNHVIFPNGTLFLTQVTTNDAGTYTCVAKNYQRTIKASSTVEVLKKTSKTSCSSIKSGLSESSSGNYMIDPDGKGGVAPFSVYCDMTDKGGVGVTVISHDSERRTYVGNIPGCGFDKPGCYSKDVTYNGASTAQLAALTRVSQSCEQFIKFECHNDVGFVSESIAWWVSRDGRKMNYWGGAGGSANTCACGVTNSCSSGKKCNCHGGNRGWTEDSGLLTDKSSLPVSQIRLADLNDSVEEGYHTLGKLKCYGQA, encoded by the exons ATGGAGACGTCAAAGACGCGTTCAGTCTCCAATACTCTAGCCTTTTCGTCAATAGTTCTCTCCATTGTTTGTTTCGTGGCACTGGTTCAGGTTGAGGTCGAACTTCACGCTCATCGAAAAATGCTACAAGTCCTGACTCACCACAAAGAAGGAAATGTTGCGCCAAGCCAAACTGGAAATAACGAGCTGATTGCTTTCCCTCCACACGGCTACTCGAGTAAAG AAACACACAGTCGCCACAAACGCagctcaaaaaataaaaacaagaaatcaaaCACAAGTCTAATTGTCAGTCGTGACGACGTCAAAAGAGAAGTCCAGCTGGCCCTGAGTAGCCTGGCCTGTAAGGTAAACTGCCAGAGAGGAATAAGGGGAAGACGAGGAAGGCCTGGTGCCCCAGGTAAGCATGGTGCACGCGGACCGCGTGGACCCCAAGGACCTAAAGGAAACAAAGGTACTCAAGGAGATCAGGGGCCTCCTGGACCTAAAGGCGATCAGGGCCCTCAAGGACCCAAGGGCGATCCTGGAGAATCAATCTCAGCCCCTTCTATTGTGTCACCTCCGGTGTCCATGGTGATAAACGAAACTGGCATAGCGTCACTGCAGTGTAAGGTCAAAGGAAATCCAACACCTCAGGTCACGTGGATGAAACAAAATTCCAGTCTTCCTTTGGACAAACGAATTATACAATCACGTGGTGGACTGATGATTCGAGATGTGACGTCACAAGACGGAGGTGTGTACACATGTAGGGCGAGAAATATTCTTGGAGTCATGACTTCATCGGCCACATTAGCTGTTCAAG TTGCTGCCTTGATCACACAAAAGCCCTCCTCTGTTATCGTTGAAGAAGGAGAAAACGTGACCCTTGTATGCAAAGCTACTGGAGTGCCGATGCCAACGGTTACGTGGCGAAAAGCATTAGGTACCGTGCCAAAAGAAAAGACTGCAGTGATCGATGGGAACATAAACATTGTAAGTGTAACGAAGGCAGATGGTGGGACATACGCATGCTCAGCAAAAAATCCCCTTGGAGAAGACTCTGCTGTCGCACTAGTAGCTGTGATTGACAGGCTCGCATTTACCCTGACGCCTCCAATAAAGTTTGTAGTCCCTCAGTTAGGAAACTTGATGCTCAATTGCCAAGCCCAGGGATCCATAGAGATTTCTtggaagagaaaaaacaaaaatctccCTCAGAATCACGTTATCTTCCCAAACGGAACTTTATTTCTAACTCAGGTGACCACAAATGATGCCGGAACTTACACATGTGTAGCTAAAAATTATCAACGAACAATTAAGGCATCGTCTACTGTTGAAGTGCTaaagaaaacgtcaaaaacGTCTTGTAGCAGCATTAAATCAGGCCTCAGTGAAAGTTCATCAGGTAATTATATGATTGACCCTGATGGCAAAGGAGGCGTGGCTCCGTTCAGTGTGTATTGTGACATGACTGACAAAGGAGGAGTTGGTGTAACAGTTATAAGTCACGACAGCGAGAGGAGAACATATGTTGGTAACATTCCTGGATGCGGGTTTGATAAGCCTGGTTGTTACAGTAAAGATGTGACTTACAATGGAGCGAGCACCGCTCAGCTAGCAGCACTCACTCGAGTGTCACAGAGCTGTGAACAATTCATCAAATTTGAGTGTCATAATGATGTAGGCTTTGTATCGGAGTCTATTGCCtggtgggtgtcacgtgatGGAAGGAAAATGAACTACTGGGGAGGAGCAGGTGGATCAGCCAACACGTGCGCATGCGGAGTAACAAACTCTTGCTCAAGTGGAAAAAAGTGTAATTGCCACGGTGGTAACAGAGGCTGGACAGAAGACAGCGGTCTGCTGACTGACAAGTCATCATTACCTGTGTCACAGATCAGGCTGGCGGACCTGAATGATTCAGTTGAAGAAGGATATCATACATTAGGAAAGCTCAAGTGTTATGGTCAGGCATGA